A window of Tautonia plasticadhaerens contains these coding sequences:
- a CDS encoding PEP-CTERM sorting domain-containing protein (PEP-CTERM proteins occur, often in large numbers, in the proteomes of bacteria that also encode an exosortase, a predicted intramembrane cysteine proteinase. The presence of a PEP-CTERM domain at a protein's C-terminus predicts cleavage within the sorting domain, followed by covalent anchoring to some some component of the (usually Gram-negative) cell surface. Many PEP-CTERM proteins exhibit an unusual sequence composition that includes large numbers of potential glycosylation sites. Expression of one such protein has been shown restore the ability of a bacterium to form floc, a type of biofilm.) produces MHTIHGWAGLRLAGLALAFGLVAPSAFADEIETDVDETVVDEIATTQVLEPVAAEPVPASPLMRFSTAGTFGDTAKVTNGNLLNYNGIIQQTVRTPSNISLGEFQVLPDLGANVSTTYEDMPFTIALTVGEVNGQAPSPNDTPIFIDGVLNGVITGETQSSVTATFNLDPDNLPTFQVGDFIAKITKIDPVDIAPFTTNGGRTSIQGRIEAVQIPEPASIAVFLVALAGGLGLRRRALAHKAA; encoded by the coding sequence ATGCACACGATTCACGGCTGGGCCGGGCTGCGGTTGGCGGGTTTGGCCCTGGCCTTCGGCCTGGTGGCCCCGTCGGCCTTCGCCGACGAGATCGAGACGGACGTCGACGAGACCGTCGTCGACGAGATCGCCACGACCCAGGTCCTCGAGCCGGTGGCCGCCGAGCCGGTCCCGGCGAGCCCGCTCATGCGGTTCAGCACCGCCGGCACCTTCGGCGACACCGCCAAGGTCACCAACGGCAACCTGCTCAACTACAACGGGATCATCCAGCAGACCGTCCGGACCCCGTCGAACATCAGCCTCGGCGAGTTCCAGGTCCTGCCGGACCTCGGCGCCAACGTCTCCACGACCTACGAGGACATGCCCTTCACCATCGCCCTGACCGTGGGCGAGGTCAACGGCCAGGCGCCCAGCCCCAACGACACGCCGATCTTCATCGACGGCGTGCTCAACGGCGTCATCACCGGCGAGACCCAGTCGAGCGTCACCGCGACGTTCAACCTCGACCCGGACAACCTGCCGACCTTCCAGGTGGGCGACTTCATCGCCAAGATCACCAAGATCGACCCGGTGGACATCGCCCCCTTCACCACCAACGGCGGCCGCACCAGCATCCAGGGCCGCATCGAAGCCGTGCAGATTCCTGAGCCGGCCTCGATCGCCGTCTTCCTGGTCGCCCTGGCCGGCGGCCTGGGACTGCGTCGCCGGGCCCTGGCCCACAAGGCCGCCTGA
- a CDS encoding WD40 repeat domain-containing serine/threonine protein kinase has protein sequence MMPPQAGPGPGPAPGAGNRDERLGEAVEAFLELAESGRAPDLESFVSEYPDLGDELREALDGLALVQGLVGSGVGPGGVGPRRLEAGYRVAGYRIVRELGRGGMGVVYEAVHVDLDRPVALKILGGHAAPGSSGRRRFLNEAKTAAGLHHTHIVPVFDVGQVGGLCYYAMQRIEGSGLDRVLRVLRRDRLTASGSPSGRAPSGPTPPTAVLDDDHHSASASGLLSVPGRGEGSTTSWAPGVGAPVGAPRRRDDRPPPFLPPTGSEYHRWVARVGRQAAEALAYAHRRGVVHRDVKPSNLLVDARGIVWVADFGLARRLEDPGQTRGDGLVGTPRYMSPEQAEGRTVGPATDVYSLGATLYELLTLRPPFDGRSTAELVRQIADRDPPPPRKFARRLPRDLETIVLKAMSKRPGDRYESAAELAEDLGRFLDFEPVRARRISPVGRTWRLARRHPAASIISSAAAVAILATAAFAYVRIANERDRVADALEKQRDATRAAQTARAELADALEVSRAATRSERAARAGELLSQLPVLRDSIMPRRREAGRAKLNEAARLAPDESMRLRLRDEAVALLADRDVEDRPALATGRVRGLAPIDPRPDGPAGPVAVLGEDGETLSIWDVEQGRAPAAHRLRPAVPAGGEDAPGESSRRGGWTPPWPGAALVDRSVAVPDPDGSGVLLVDPASGSSSELMLDGAEVLGLLAAADGRRLVTIEATRRPPPDRSGGGDAPDDAAADRRRADDRDGRGSLVGFRIRLWDLDTIPAAELETLDEIEVEPGPRFGEIRPLVAVDPGGRTVLVARSSPESRVVIFDADDGGRLAGFGAGMGLTALAAGPDGLVATAGDGRILLWEVDPWSGADPIQLPGLSEPRGGYIRQLNFNPSGRLLAAVGTNTGVELWDPAANSPVAVVSTEGWVQDAAFADDRTLLVASGPSTEVWSIAEPIGRVAFEFAADAPTRLPAFGADGLLVMPLMDDSPRVWHPDHCPTRARPWDRPEVHSAAFALGPDGLLLAFGPDGLSRFDTPDDAPPVDRLPWPSADAGPDRDPGDGTPAEFRGIRVLARSPDRLAVVLLRDFDWPEDDPSRPREPPGPGNPARRDPDQLWLWRADDRGGPGSLTRLAPPRGAEILVLPPMDDPSGLPPEGRDLVVVAPVGGTARVRAFDSEGRMVLDDDSGSLPGRASAFEALAGLLPSRDGDLPPSRRTQERIEEALRGLVEGVRIGRFPRPDAPPPPFVPASALSPGGRRLYFLDRGDLHAWSLDDGRPGPLAIPPMGRSGSLAMHPDGSTLALGGEGGEVSLVSTGTFEVLDRLSAPDPARPRWASAVAFSPDGSSIAVGDYDGALALWALDDAEGPRRLFRLPGRRNAVFGLIFSPDGRRLACIDGRGSEERIVEAWDLLALRDELSSLGLGW, from the coding sequence ATGATGCCCCCCCAGGCAGGACCCGGACCCGGCCCCGCTCCCGGCGCCGGCAACCGCGACGAGCGGCTCGGCGAGGCCGTCGAGGCGTTCCTGGAGCTGGCCGAATCCGGCCGGGCGCCGGACCTGGAGTCGTTCGTCTCCGAGTACCCCGACCTGGGCGACGAGCTCCGGGAGGCGCTCGACGGCCTGGCGCTGGTCCAGGGGCTCGTCGGCTCGGGGGTCGGCCCCGGCGGCGTCGGCCCGAGGCGGCTGGAGGCCGGCTACCGGGTGGCCGGCTACCGGATCGTCCGGGAGCTGGGCCGGGGCGGCATGGGGGTCGTCTACGAGGCCGTCCACGTCGACCTCGACCGGCCGGTCGCGCTGAAGATCCTCGGCGGCCACGCCGCCCCCGGCTCCTCGGGGCGTCGGCGGTTCCTCAACGAGGCGAAGACGGCCGCCGGCCTGCACCACACGCACATCGTCCCGGTCTTCGACGTCGGCCAGGTCGGCGGGCTCTGCTACTACGCCATGCAGCGGATCGAGGGCTCGGGGCTGGACCGGGTCCTCCGGGTCCTCCGCCGGGACCGCCTGACCGCCTCCGGCTCCCCCAGCGGCCGGGCCCCCTCCGGCCCCACGCCCCCGACGGCCGTCCTCGACGACGACCACCACTCGGCCTCCGCCTCCGGCCTGCTCTCGGTCCCCGGCCGGGGCGAGGGGAGCACGACGAGCTGGGCCCCGGGGGTCGGCGCCCCCGTGGGGGCCCCCCGTCGGCGCGACGACCGGCCGCCGCCGTTCCTGCCGCCGACCGGGTCCGAGTACCACCGCTGGGTCGCCCGGGTCGGCCGGCAGGCCGCCGAGGCGCTGGCCTACGCCCACCGCCGCGGGGTCGTCCACCGCGACGTGAAGCCGTCGAACCTGCTGGTCGACGCCCGGGGGATCGTCTGGGTCGCCGACTTCGGCCTGGCCCGTCGCCTGGAGGATCCCGGCCAGACCCGGGGGGATGGCCTGGTCGGCACCCCCCGCTACATGAGCCCCGAGCAGGCTGAGGGCCGCACCGTCGGCCCCGCGACCGACGTCTACAGCCTCGGCGCCACCCTGTACGAGCTGCTGACGCTGCGCCCCCCCTTCGACGGCCGGTCGACCGCCGAGCTGGTCCGCCAGATCGCCGACCGCGACCCCCCGCCGCCCCGCAAGTTCGCCCGACGCCTGCCCCGGGACCTGGAGACGATCGTCCTGAAGGCCATGTCCAAGCGGCCCGGGGACCGCTACGAATCGGCCGCCGAGCTGGCCGAGGACCTCGGCCGCTTCCTCGACTTCGAGCCGGTCCGGGCCCGGCGGATCAGCCCCGTCGGCCGGACCTGGCGGCTCGCCCGGCGGCACCCGGCGGCCTCGATCATCTCCTCGGCCGCCGCCGTGGCCATCCTGGCCACGGCGGCCTTCGCCTACGTCCGGATCGCCAACGAGCGCGACCGGGTGGCCGACGCCCTGGAGAAGCAACGCGACGCCACCCGGGCCGCGCAGACCGCCCGGGCCGAGCTGGCCGACGCCCTGGAGGTGTCGCGCGCCGCCACCCGGTCCGAGCGGGCCGCCCGGGCCGGCGAGCTGCTCAGCCAGCTCCCCGTGCTCCGGGACTCGATCATGCCCCGGCGTCGGGAGGCCGGCCGCGCCAAGCTCAACGAGGCCGCCCGGCTCGCCCCCGACGAGTCGATGCGCCTCCGGCTCCGGGACGAGGCCGTCGCCCTGCTGGCCGACCGGGACGTGGAGGACCGCCCCGCCCTGGCCACCGGCCGGGTCCGGGGCCTGGCCCCGATCGACCCCCGGCCCGACGGCCCGGCCGGGCCGGTCGCCGTGCTCGGCGAGGACGGCGAGACCCTCTCGATCTGGGACGTCGAGCAGGGCCGGGCCCCGGCCGCCCATCGGCTCCGCCCCGCCGTCCCGGCCGGGGGCGAGGACGCCCCGGGGGAGTCGTCCCGCAGGGGGGGCTGGACCCCCCCCTGGCCGGGCGCCGCCCTGGTCGACCGCTCCGTCGCCGTGCCCGATCCCGACGGGTCCGGCGTCCTGCTGGTCGACCCCGCCTCCGGATCCTCCTCCGAGCTGATGCTCGACGGCGCCGAGGTCCTCGGCCTGCTGGCGGCGGCCGACGGCCGGCGCCTCGTTACCATCGAGGCGACCCGCCGGCCCCCCCCCGACCGGTCGGGGGGGGGGGACGCCCCGGACGACGCCGCCGCCGACCGCCGCCGGGCCGACGACCGCGACGGCCGGGGGTCGCTGGTCGGCTTCCGGATCCGGCTCTGGGACCTGGACACCATCCCGGCCGCCGAGCTGGAGACGCTCGACGAGATCGAGGTCGAGCCGGGCCCGAGGTTCGGGGAGATCCGCCCGCTGGTGGCCGTCGACCCCGGGGGCCGGACGGTCCTCGTCGCGCGGTCCTCCCCCGAGTCCCGGGTGGTCATCTTCGACGCCGACGACGGCGGCCGGCTGGCCGGCTTCGGCGCCGGGATGGGCCTGACCGCCCTGGCCGCCGGGCCCGACGGCCTGGTCGCCACGGCCGGGGACGGCCGGATCCTGCTCTGGGAGGTCGACCCCTGGTCCGGCGCCGACCCGATCCAGCTGCCCGGCCTCAGCGAGCCGCGCGGCGGCTACATCCGCCAGCTCAACTTCAACCCCAGCGGCCGGCTGCTGGCGGCGGTGGGCACGAACACCGGGGTCGAGCTGTGGGACCCGGCCGCCAACTCCCCGGTGGCCGTGGTCTCGACCGAGGGCTGGGTCCAGGACGCCGCCTTCGCCGACGACCGCACCCTGCTGGTCGCCTCCGGGCCGTCGACCGAGGTCTGGTCGATCGCCGAGCCGATCGGCCGGGTCGCCTTCGAGTTCGCCGCCGACGCCCCCACCCGCCTGCCCGCCTTCGGGGCCGACGGCCTGCTGGTCATGCCCCTGATGGACGACTCCCCCCGCGTCTGGCACCCCGACCACTGCCCCACCCGGGCCCGCCCCTGGGACCGGCCCGAGGTCCACTCCGCCGCCTTCGCCCTCGGGCCAGACGGCCTGCTGCTCGCCTTCGGCCCCGACGGCCTCTCCCGGTTCGACACCCCCGACGACGCGCCCCCCGTCGACCGGCTCCCCTGGCCGTCCGCCGACGCCGGGCCCGACCGGGACCCGGGAGACGGCACCCCTGCCGAATTCCGGGGGATCCGGGTGCTCGCCCGGTCCCCCGACCGCCTCGCCGTCGTGCTGCTCCGGGACTTCGACTGGCCCGAGGACGACCCGAGCCGGCCTCGGGAGCCCCCCGGGCCCGGCAACCCGGCCCGACGCGACCCGGACCAGCTCTGGCTCTGGCGCGCCGACGACCGGGGGGGCCCCGGCTCCCTGACCCGGCTCGCCCCCCCCCGGGGGGCCGAGATCCTCGTGCTCCCGCCGATGGACGACCCCTCCGGGCTGCCCCCCGAGGGGAGGGACCTGGTCGTCGTCGCCCCCGTCGGCGGGACGGCCCGGGTCCGGGCCTTCGACTCCGAGGGGCGGATGGTCCTCGACGACGACTCGGGGTCGCTCCCCGGCCGGGCGTCGGCCTTCGAGGCGCTGGCGGGCCTGCTCCCCTCCCGGGACGGGGACCTCCCCCCCTCCCGACGCACCCAGGAGCGGATCGAGGAGGCCCTCCGGGGGCTCGTCGAGGGCGTCCGGATCGGCCGGTTCCCCCGGCCCGACGCACCCCCTCCCCCCTTCGTCCCCGCCTCGGCGCTCTCCCCCGGCGGCCGTCGCCTGTACTTCCTCGACCGCGGCGACCTGCACGCCTGGTCGCTCGACGACGGCCGGCCCGGGCCCCTGGCGATCCCCCCGATGGGGCGATCCGGGAGCCTGGCGATGCACCCCGACGGCTCGACGCTGGCCCTCGGCGGCGAGGGGGGCGAGGTCTCCCTGGTCTCGACCGGGACCTTCGAGGTCCTCGACCGCCTCTCGGCCCCCGACCCGGCCCGCCCCCGATGGGCCTCCGCCGTCGCCTTCTCCCCCGACGGATCCTCGATCGCCGTGGGCGACTACGACGGCGCGCTCGCCCTCTGGGCCCTCGACGACGCCGAGGGGCCCCGCCGCCTGTTCCGGCTGCCCGGCCGCCGCAACGCCGTCTTCGGCCTCATCTTCTCCCCCGACGGCCGGCGCCTCGCCTGCATCGACGGCCGGGGCTCCGAGGAGCGGATCGTCGAGGCCTGGGACCTCCTCGCCCTGCGGGACGAGCTCTCCTCCCTCGGCCTCGGCTGGTGA
- a CDS encoding sigma-70 family RNA polymerase sigma factor: MGAGPTELMAEARAGRAEALGELCNLYRNYLRMVVRSGMGPRLRERVELSDVVQETLVEVVRQFPAFTGQNEAALVGWLRRLVGQKLADLGRYHSRAKRGGDGHALPLDAPWDAEGGGPPGEGEGGGRLLDVLALSQTSPSEQASRRELIVLLADALTDLPEAEAEVLWRYHAENQSFEAIGDQMGVGRKVVRGLWAKGLKRLKQTLEGPPGGSLRFEGQ; the protein is encoded by the coding sequence ATGGGAGCCGGACCGACCGAACTGATGGCCGAGGCCCGGGCCGGACGGGCCGAGGCGCTGGGGGAACTCTGCAACCTCTACCGCAACTACCTGCGGATGGTCGTCCGGTCCGGCATGGGGCCCCGGCTCCGGGAGCGGGTCGAGCTCTCCGACGTGGTGCAGGAGACGCTCGTCGAGGTCGTCCGCCAGTTCCCCGCCTTCACCGGCCAGAACGAGGCGGCGCTGGTCGGCTGGCTCCGCCGCCTGGTCGGCCAGAAGCTGGCGGACCTCGGCCGCTATCACAGCCGGGCCAAGCGGGGGGGGGACGGCCACGCCCTCCCCCTGGACGCCCCCTGGGATGCCGAGGGGGGCGGCCCGCCGGGCGAGGGGGAGGGGGGCGGCCGGCTGCTCGACGTGCTCGCGCTGAGCCAGACCAGCCCCAGCGAGCAGGCCAGCCGCCGGGAGCTGATCGTCCTGCTGGCCGACGCCCTCACCGACCTGCCCGAGGCCGAGGCCGAGGTCCTCTGGCGCTATCACGCCGAGAACCAGTCCTTCGAGGCCATCGGCGACCAGATGGGCGTCGGCCGCAAGGTCGTCCGGGGCCTCTGGGCCAAGGGCCTCAAGCGCCTGAAGCAGACCCTGGAGGGGCCCCCCGGCGGCTCGCTCCGCTTCGAGGGGCAGTGA